One window of the Pseudomonas knackmussii B13 genome contains the following:
- a CDS encoding ATP-binding protein yields the protein MDLIRRLCLFSAVLLCSLLQPSAAQELTLNGYSPPLADGWMTTSERDWLQRRGPLHVAVAPAERAPLQMINGDRFEGVSADYLALLLGERVHVRSYPNRQAALDALRRGEADLVAGGSQAEATANGLLRSRSYVTDPPVLVGDEARPGLAARPGGRLAVVAGYLSAAQVRAAYPDSQVQVFDSTLGALDALSLGSVDGVLDDALSVHYLINMNYLFDLRIANFAPVESSGFGFLVREGDERLRDLLDHGLSRVGTLRREEILRRWSAGERLRLEGLQVGLTPRERQWLDAHPRVPVVVNRFTGVLAQVDADGHVGGILRDYLDLLGQRSGLHFDYVAVDDYNQMAETFATGQALLTPAVTPGIDGVDLLPPYLRASVVLAVATGEQDIHSLADMPGRRLSSAAGSAFNQMLRERYPQVPLVEATNQHESLRNVAEGRADAAIGSLFSIRPMIAGEFHRQLRLAGILEDLSTPFSIGVLKGQAELHSILEKAQLTVDPEELSAIVERWGARQNTPVSFWQMHRQLLLRIVAGAGLLIVLSLVWGFYLLRQVRRRRRAERRLSGQLTLLSELIEAIPNPVYHLDHEGRLSLCNRAMLELFDCRLEDCQGRAIDELGWFAEDEAANLMQEYRQLVASGRLPLAGDRPLRLVGRELFAYRWAVAQRDAGGRVQGVIGGWVDLTERHRLMRELESERKRADAASAAKSQFLSAMSHEIRTPMNAIIGLQELALEKARDGQIDLGSLEVAQDAARTLLMLIGNVLDMARIESGRIDSTPSPVQLLRQIEGSVSLFLGLAQQKGLHLELVAGAGLEHWVLLDALRFKQVLFNLLNNAIKFTELGGVTLRASARQEGERLDLLIEVSDTGIGISTADQARLFRPFAQVERPAQQEGTGLGLHISRRLVELMGGRLELHSELGQGSRFSIRLPLALSAAPEELPEQAGLAPARRSLQVLAVDDHPANRLVFRQQLEHLGHRATLAAGGQQAWELWCAGHFDAVLTDCRMSGGDGYELSRRIREHEQRSGGPRCLIVGATANAWEEETQRCLEAGMDTVLFKPLTLEALRQALVEAGCEEASGTHGNEPQTAAAIFELEALFGADAQHSDAACEFVRTLLEANEQDIAQLRELWWGARWSELGELAHRLAGVAAVICAQRAEASCRALQGLCEEREGDASFDAAVEAVEVALGELQAGLRQWLAQAQG from the coding sequence ATGGACTTGATACGCAGACTCTGCCTTTTCTCCGCCGTGCTGCTCTGCTCGCTGCTGCAACCGAGCGCGGCCCAGGAACTGACCCTGAACGGGTACAGCCCGCCTCTCGCCGATGGCTGGATGACCACGTCGGAGCGTGACTGGCTGCAGCGCCGCGGCCCGTTGCACGTGGCGGTCGCGCCGGCCGAGCGGGCGCCGTTGCAGATGATCAATGGCGACCGCTTCGAGGGCGTCAGCGCCGACTACCTGGCGCTGCTGCTGGGCGAGCGCGTACACGTGCGGAGCTATCCGAACCGCCAGGCCGCGCTGGACGCCCTGCGCCGCGGCGAGGCAGACCTGGTCGCCGGCGGCAGCCAGGCCGAAGCGACGGCCAATGGCCTGCTGCGCAGCCGCAGCTATGTCACCGACCCGCCCGTGCTGGTGGGCGACGAGGCGCGCCCAGGGCTGGCCGCAAGACCAGGCGGCAGGCTGGCGGTGGTCGCCGGCTACCTCAGCGCGGCGCAGGTGCGCGCGGCCTATCCCGACAGCCAGGTGCAGGTTTTCGACAGCACCCTGGGTGCGCTCGATGCGCTCAGCCTGGGCAGCGTCGACGGTGTGCTCGACGACGCTCTGTCGGTGCATTACCTGATCAACATGAACTACCTGTTCGACCTGCGCATCGCCAACTTCGCTCCGGTCGAGAGCAGCGGCTTCGGCTTCCTGGTGCGCGAGGGCGACGAGCGCCTGCGCGACCTTCTCGATCACGGCCTGTCCCGTGTCGGCACCTTGCGCCGCGAGGAAATCCTGCGCCGCTGGAGCGCCGGCGAACGGCTGCGCCTGGAGGGCCTGCAGGTCGGCCTGACGCCACGCGAACGGCAGTGGCTGGACGCCCACCCGCGGGTGCCGGTGGTGGTCAACCGCTTCACCGGCGTGCTGGCCCAGGTCGATGCAGACGGGCATGTCGGTGGCATCCTGCGCGACTACCTGGACCTGCTGGGGCAGCGTTCCGGGCTGCATTTCGACTATGTCGCGGTCGACGACTACAACCAGATGGCGGAGACGTTCGCCACCGGCCAGGCGCTGCTGACCCCGGCGGTGACACCGGGCATCGACGGGGTAGACCTGCTGCCGCCCTACCTGCGCGCCAGCGTGGTGCTGGCCGTCGCCACTGGCGAGCAGGACATCCATTCCCTCGCCGACATGCCGGGTCGGCGCCTGTCCAGTGCCGCCGGCAGCGCGTTCAACCAGATGCTGCGTGAGCGTTATCCGCAGGTGCCGCTGGTGGAAGCGACGAACCAGCACGAGTCGCTGCGCAACGTCGCCGAGGGCCGCGCGGATGCCGCCATTGGCAGCCTTTTCAGCATTCGCCCGATGATCGCCGGCGAGTTCCACCGGCAGCTGCGCCTGGCGGGCATTCTCGAAGACCTGAGCACGCCGTTCAGCATCGGTGTGCTGAAGGGGCAGGCGGAGCTCCATTCGATTCTGGAAAAGGCCCAGCTGACCGTCGACCCGGAGGAGTTGTCCGCCATCGTCGAGCGCTGGGGCGCGCGCCAGAACACGCCGGTCAGCTTCTGGCAGATGCACCGTCAGCTGCTGCTGCGCATCGTCGCAGGCGCCGGCCTGCTGATCGTCCTGTCGCTGGTGTGGGGCTTCTACCTGCTGCGCCAGGTGCGCCGCCGGCGGCGCGCCGAGCGGCGCCTGAGCGGGCAACTGACGCTGCTCAGCGAACTGATCGAGGCCATTCCGAACCCGGTCTACCACCTTGACCACGAAGGCCGCCTGAGCCTGTGCAACCGCGCCATGCTGGAACTCTTCGATTGTCGGCTGGAGGACTGCCAGGGGCGCGCTATCGACGAACTCGGCTGGTTCGCCGAAGACGAGGCGGCGAACCTGATGCAGGAGTATCGACAGCTGGTCGCCAGTGGGCGTTTGCCGTTGGCGGGGGATAGGCCGCTGCGCCTGGTCGGGCGAGAACTCTTCGCCTATCGCTGGGCAGTGGCACAGCGCGATGCCGGGGGCCGCGTCCAGGGGGTGATCGGCGGTTGGGTGGACCTCACCGAGCGCCATCGGCTGATGCGTGAGCTGGAGTCCGAGCGCAAGCGCGCCGACGCCGCGAGCGCGGCCAAGAGCCAGTTCCTCTCGGCCATGAGCCACGAGATCCGCACGCCGATGAACGCCATCATCGGCCTGCAGGAGCTGGCCCTGGAGAAGGCCCGCGACGGGCAAATCGACCTCGGTTCGCTGGAGGTGGCCCAGGACGCCGCGCGCACGCTGCTGATGCTGATCGGCAACGTGCTGGACATGGCGCGGATCGAGTCCGGGCGCATCGACTCGACTCCGTCGCCGGTGCAACTGTTGCGGCAAATAGAAGGCAGCGTCTCGCTGTTCCTCGGCCTGGCGCAGCAGAAGGGGCTGCACCTGGAGCTGGTTGCCGGGGCGGGGCTGGAACATTGGGTGCTGCTGGATGCGCTGCGCTTCAAGCAGGTGCTGTTCAACCTGCTCAACAATGCGATCAAGTTCACCGAACTCGGCGGCGTGACCTTGCGTGCTTCGGCCCGCCAAGAGGGCGAGCGGCTCGATTTGCTGATCGAGGTCAGCGACACCGGCATTGGTATCAGCACAGCCGATCAGGCGCGCCTGTTCCGTCCCTTCGCCCAGGTCGAGAGGCCGGCGCAGCAGGAAGGCACCGGTCTGGGCCTGCACATTAGCCGGCGGCTGGTCGAGCTCATGGGCGGCCGCCTCGAACTGCACAGCGAACTCGGACAGGGTTCGCGCTTCAGCATCCGCCTGCCCTTGGCGCTGAGCGCTGCACCGGAAGAGCTACCCGAACAGGCCGGGCTGGCCCCCGCACGACGGTCGCTGCAGGTGCTCGCGGTGGACGACCATCCAGCCAATCGACTGGTCTTCCGCCAGCAGCTGGAGCACCTGGGCCATCGGGCGACGCTTGCCGCCGGCGGCCAGCAGGCCTGGGAACTCTGGTGTGCCGGCCATTTCGATGCAGTCCTGACCGACTGCCGCATGAGCGGGGGCGACGGTTACGAGCTGAGCCGACGCATCCGCGAACACGAGCAGCGCTCGGGCGGCCCGCGCTGCCTGATCGTCGGCGCCACGGCCAATGCCTGGGAGGAAGAGACCCAACGCTGCCTGGAGGCGGGCATGGATACCGTGCTGTTCAAGCCGCTGACCCTGGAGGCGCTGCGCCAGGCGTTGGTCGAGGCTGGTTGCGAAGAAGCCTCGGGTACCCACGGGAACGAGCCGCAAACGGCAGCAGCGATCTTCGAGCTCGAGGCGTTGTTCGGTGCGGATGCCCAGCACAGCGACGCGGCCTGCGAGTTCGTGCGTACGCTGCTGGAAGCCAACGAGCAGGACATCGCTCAGCTGCGCGAGCTGTGGTGGGGCGCTCGTTGGAGCGAACTGGGCGAGCTGGCCCATCGCCTGGCCGGCGTCGCGGCGGTCATCTGTGCACAGCGGGCGGAGGCGAGTTGCCGGGCGCTGCAGGGGCTTTGCGAAGAGCGGGAAGGGGATGCGTCGTTCGACGCGGCAGTGGAGGCGGTCGAGGTGGCCCTCGGCGAGCTGCAGGCCGGCCTGCGCCAGTGGCTGGCGCAGGCGCAAGGCTGA
- a CDS encoding phosphate ABC transporter substrate-binding/OmpA family protein → MSPSSPRRDADAWPITLAWLIIAFVCYALPQHVLAALPPSANGEPVLRIQGSNTIGAHLLPELVKGLLLDQGYKDIGSEAGKVDNEQRVHGRDAQGREVSVTIAAHGSSTGFAALKDGTADIAAASRPIKDAEAAGLSASGNLRSAKAEQVIGIDGLAIIVNRDNPLGELTTDQLARVFAGEVTTWEALGGRGGAIHLYARDDNSGTFDTFKELVLASHGKPLAASAQRFESSDKLSAQVTADPQAIGFVGLSSVLKAKPLAIADGESLAMLPATTSIATEDYPLSRRLFLYVKPTQHNAWVDALVQFVQSDRGQALVSTNGFVGQRVQAVRLQPKAGMPTDYQALARDAQRLSVNFRFHEGSATLDNKAQRDVERLVGYLQQHGKMNGQAVLVGFGDAKQDPQRAVLLSKLRAMAVRRELAKEGVMFRSIEGMGAALPVAANDDDDGRTKNRRVEVWVY, encoded by the coding sequence ATGTCGCCCTCTTCGCCGCGCCGCGATGCCGACGCCTGGCCGATTACCCTCGCCTGGCTGATCATCGCCTTCGTCTGCTATGCCCTGCCCCAGCACGTCCTGGCGGCGCTGCCACCGTCCGCCAACGGCGAGCCGGTGCTGCGCATCCAGGGCTCCAACACCATCGGCGCGCACCTGCTGCCGGAGCTGGTCAAGGGCCTGCTGCTGGACCAGGGCTACAAGGACATCGGCAGCGAAGCGGGCAAGGTCGACAACGAGCAGCGTGTACATGGCCGCGATGCCCAGGGCCGCGAGGTCAGCGTGACAATCGCCGCGCACGGCTCCAGCACCGGCTTCGCCGCGCTGAAGGACGGCACTGCCGACATCGCTGCCGCCTCGCGGCCAATCAAGGACGCCGAGGCCGCCGGCCTCTCCGCCTCCGGCAATCTGCGCAGCGCCAAGGCCGAGCAGGTGATCGGCATCGACGGCCTGGCGATCATCGTCAACCGCGACAACCCACTGGGCGAGTTGACCACCGACCAGCTCGCCCGCGTGTTTGCCGGCGAAGTGACCACCTGGGAAGCCCTGGGCGGCCGCGGCGGCGCCATCCACCTGTACGCTCGCGACGACAACTCCGGCACCTTCGACACCTTCAAGGAGCTGGTGCTGGCCAGCCACGGCAAGCCCCTGGCGGCAAGCGCGCAGCGCTTCGAATCCAGCGACAAGCTGTCTGCCCAGGTAACCGCCGACCCGCAGGCCATCGGCTTCGTCGGCCTGTCTTCGGTGCTCAAGGCCAAGCCGCTGGCGATCGCCGACGGCGAGTCGCTTGCCATGTTGCCCGCCACCACCAGCATTGCCACCGAGGACTACCCGCTGTCGCGCCGGCTGTTCCTGTACGTCAAACCCACCCAGCACAACGCCTGGGTCGATGCCCTGGTGCAGTTCGTGCAAAGCGATCGCGGCCAGGCGCTGGTCAGCACCAACGGTTTCGTTGGCCAGCGCGTGCAGGCTGTGCGCCTGCAGCCCAAGGCCGGCATGCCCACCGACTATCAGGCGCTGGCACGCGACGCCCAGCGGCTGTCGGTGAACTTCCGCTTCCACGAAGGCAGCGCGACCCTGGACAACAAGGCGCAACGCGACGTCGAACGCCTGGTCGGCTACCTCCAGCAGCACGGCAAGATGAACGGCCAGGCAGTACTGGTCGGCTTCGGCGACGCCAAGCAGGACCCGCAGCGCGCGGTGCTGCTCTCCAAGCTGCGCGCCATGGCGGTGCGCCGCGAGCTGGCCAAAGAAGGCGTGATGTTCCGCTCCATCGAAGGCATGGGCGCGGCGCTGCCGGTGGCGGCCAACGACGATGACGACGGGCGGACCAAGAACCGCCGCGTCGAAGTCTGGGTGTATTGA
- a CDS encoding TerC family protein produces the protein MAPLLDFLNAPFLGTATWFWLVFLAIVLVLLVLDLGVLQRDHHEIGVRESLLLSAGYFACGLAFGGWVWYAFGATHAMEYYTGFLVEQSLSMDNVFVMAMIFGFFGIPRRYQHQVLFWGILGAIVMRAVMIGLGAALVREFEWVMYIFGAFLLFSGVKMLFAKHEDEPDLANNPVLRFLRKHIRVTPHLHEHHFFVHLPDANGKVVRFATPLFLALILIELADVVFAVDSVPAIFAITQDPFIVYTSNIFAILGLRALYFSLAAMIHRFVYLKYALALVLVFIGMKIFAHGLIGKVPAALSLGVTFGLLAGGILLSLLKTRKEGEEPLEIVSQETLHAQRSEDRSH, from the coding sequence ATGGCACCCCTATTGGATTTCCTCAACGCTCCCTTCCTCGGCACCGCCACCTGGTTCTGGCTGGTCTTCCTGGCCATCGTCCTCGTCCTGCTGGTCCTCGACCTCGGCGTGCTGCAACGCGATCACCATGAAATCGGCGTGCGCGAGAGCCTGCTGCTCTCCGCCGGCTACTTCGCCTGCGGCCTGGCCTTCGGCGGCTGGGTCTGGTACGCGTTCGGCGCCACCCATGCCATGGAGTACTACACCGGCTTCCTGGTCGAGCAATCGCTGTCGATGGACAACGTGTTCGTCATGGCGATGATCTTCGGCTTCTTCGGCATCCCCCGCCGCTACCAGCACCAGGTGCTGTTCTGGGGCATCCTCGGCGCCATCGTCATGCGCGCGGTGATGATCGGCCTGGGCGCCGCGCTGGTGCGCGAGTTCGAGTGGGTGATGTACATCTTCGGCGCCTTCCTGCTGTTCAGCGGCGTGAAGATGCTCTTCGCCAAGCACGAGGACGAGCCGGACCTGGCCAACAACCCGGTGCTGCGCTTCCTGCGCAAGCACATCCGGGTCACGCCGCATCTGCATGAACACCACTTCTTCGTTCACCTGCCCGATGCCAACGGCAAGGTGGTTCGCTTCGCCACCCCGCTGTTCCTGGCGCTGATCCTGATCGAGCTGGCCGACGTGGTGTTTGCCGTGGACAGCGTGCCGGCGATCTTCGCCATCACCCAGGACCCGTTCATCGTCTACACCTCGAACATCTTCGCCATCCTCGGCCTGCGCGCCCTGTACTTCTCGCTGGCGGCGATGATCCACCGCTTCGTCTACCTGAAGTACGCCCTGGCCCTGGTGCTGGTGTTCATCGGCATGAAGATTTTTGCGCACGGTCTCATCGGCAAGGTTCCCGCCGCGCTATCGCTTGGGGTAACCTTCGGCCTCCTCGCTGGTGGCATACTGCTTTCACTGCTGAAGACCCGCAAGGAAGGCGAGGAGCCGCTGGAAATCGTCAGCCAGGAGACGCTGCATGCCCAACGAAGTGAGGATCGAAGCCATTGA
- a CDS encoding acyl-CoA dehydrogenase — MDFAYSAKVQDLRERVTAFMEAYVYPAESVFEQQVAEGDRWQPTQVMEDLKVRAKAEGLWNLFLPESEYGAGLTNMEYAPLAEIMGRSLIGAEPFNCSAPDTGNMETIVRYGSEEQKRTWLEPLLSGEIRSAFAMTEPGVASSDATNMQANAVRDGDEWVINGRKWWTSGACDPRCKIMIFMGLTNPDAPRHQQHSMILVPTDTPGVKILRPLPVFGYDDAPHGHAEVLFENVRVPYENVLLGEGRGFEIAQGRLGPGRIHHCMRSIGMAERALELMCKRAVSRTAFGKPLARLGGNIDHIANSRIEINQARLLTLNAAYMMDTVGNKIAQSEIAQIKVVAPNVALQVIDRAIQMHGGAGVSNDFPLAYWYAMQRTLRLADGPDEVHRAAIGKFEIGKYVPKEMLRSGR; from the coding sequence ATGGATTTCGCCTATTCCGCCAAGGTCCAGGACCTGCGTGAACGCGTCACCGCGTTCATGGAAGCCTACGTGTATCCCGCCGAGAGCGTCTTCGAGCAGCAGGTGGCCGAAGGCGATCGCTGGCAGCCGACCCAGGTGATGGAAGACCTCAAGGTCCGCGCCAAGGCCGAGGGCCTGTGGAACCTGTTCCTGCCCGAATCCGAGTACGGCGCCGGCCTGACCAACATGGAATACGCCCCGCTGGCGGAGATCATGGGCCGCTCGCTGATCGGCGCGGAGCCGTTCAACTGCTCGGCGCCGGACACCGGCAACATGGAAACCATCGTCCGCTACGGCAGCGAAGAGCAGAAGCGCACCTGGCTGGAGCCGCTGCTTTCCGGCGAGATCCGCTCGGCCTTCGCCATGACCGAGCCGGGCGTGGCTTCGTCCGACGCCACCAACATGCAGGCCAACGCCGTGCGCGACGGTGACGAGTGGGTCATCAACGGTCGCAAGTGGTGGACCTCCGGTGCTTGCGATCCGCGCTGCAAGATCATGATCTTCATGGGCCTGACCAACCCGGACGCGCCGCGCCACCAGCAGCACTCGATGATCCTGGTGCCCACCGACACCCCCGGCGTGAAGATCCTTCGCCCGCTGCCGGTGTTCGGCTACGACGACGCCCCGCACGGCCACGCCGAAGTGCTCTTCGAGAACGTGCGCGTACCCTATGAGAACGTTCTGCTCGGCGAAGGCCGCGGCTTCGAGATCGCACAGGGCCGCCTCGGCCCAGGCCGTATCCACCACTGCATGCGTTCCATCGGCATGGCCGAGCGCGCGCTGGAACTGATGTGCAAGCGCGCCGTCAGCCGCACCGCCTTCGGCAAGCCGCTGGCGCGCCTGGGCGGCAACATCGACCACATCGCCAACTCGCGCATCGAGATCAACCAGGCCCGCCTGCTGACCCTCAATGCCGCGTACATGATGGACACCGTGGGCAACAAGATCGCCCAGAGCGAAATCGCGCAGATCAAGGTGGTGGCGCCCAACGTCGCCCTGCAGGTGATCGACCGCGCCATCCAGATGCACGGCGGCGCCGGGGTCTCCAACGATTTCCCGCTGGCCTACTGGTACGCCATGCAGCGCACCCTGCGCCTGGCCGACGGCCCGGACGAAGTGCACCGCGCGGCCATCGGCAAGTTCGAGATCGGCAAGTACGTGCCCAAGGAAATGCTGCGCAGCGGTCGCTGA
- a CDS encoding LysR family transcriptional regulator encodes MNLSKVDLNLFIVFDAIYTEANLTRAGQIVGITQPAVSNALARLRETFNDPLFVRTAQGMVPTPMAQNIIGPVRNALQLLRVSVQESRTFTPNQASKTYRISMTDLIESVILPPLFQRLRRQAPNVLIESFLAKRRETTKELAAGRLDFAVDAPLNTDTQVRHVKLMEDRYVCAMRQGHPLAKAKLNLDEYLSLTHIQISSRRSGLGYIDLSLGKMGLQRKIALRSQHYLMASNVVQQTDMVVTVPERFARHHNLHFVELPVSDVPKLETHLYWHESTDQDPANRWMREQLIELCQQVAAREAREAQQQQQA; translated from the coding sequence ATGAACCTCAGCAAGGTCGACCTGAACCTGTTCATCGTCTTCGATGCCATCTACACCGAAGCCAACCTCACCCGAGCCGGACAGATCGTCGGCATCACCCAGCCGGCGGTGTCCAACGCCCTCGCCCGCCTGCGCGAAACCTTCAACGATCCGCTGTTCGTGCGCACCGCCCAGGGCATGGTGCCCACGCCCATGGCGCAGAACATCATCGGCCCGGTGCGCAACGCCCTGCAGCTGCTGCGCGTGTCAGTGCAGGAGAGCCGCACCTTCACCCCGAACCAGGCGAGCAAGACCTATCGCATCAGCATGACCGACCTCATCGAGTCGGTGATCCTGCCGCCGCTGTTCCAGCGCCTGCGCCGCCAGGCGCCGAACGTGCTGATCGAGAGCTTCCTCGCCAAGCGCCGCGAAACCACCAAGGAGCTGGCCGCCGGCCGCCTGGACTTCGCCGTCGACGCGCCGCTGAACACCGACACCCAGGTGCGCCACGTCAAGCTGATGGAAGACCGCTACGTCTGCGCCATGCGCCAGGGCCATCCGCTGGCCAAGGCGAAGCTGAACCTCGACGAATACCTGTCGCTGACCCACATCCAGATCTCCAGCCGTCGCAGCGGCCTCGGCTACATCGACCTGTCGCTGGGCAAGATGGGCCTGCAGCGCAAGATCGCCCTGCGCTCGCAGCACTATCTGATGGCCTCCAACGTGGTGCAGCAGACCGACATGGTGGTGACCGTGCCGGAGCGCTTCGCCCGCCACCACAACCTGCATTTCGTGGAACTGCCGGTCAGCGACGTGCCCAAGCTGGAAACCCACCTCTACTGGCATGAAAGCACCGACCAGGACCCGGCCAACCGCTGGATGCGCGAGCAACTGATCGAGCTGTGCCAGCAGGTCGCCGCGCGCGAGGCGCGAGAGGCGCAGCAGCAACAGCAGGCCTGA